A window of Corallococcus macrosporus DSM 14697 contains these coding sequences:
- a CDS encoding GAF domain-containing sensor histidine kinase, which produces MADEQRDAAAVKDAPGKASGTVPADVACDLLSPMKPRAAHAGSQVESERFQHLSELLHEVVFQLDAQGRLTVLGGAWERLTGTPVADWRGRALLDAIHAEDRARARAVLAYTPDRPAPREEVRLDVGGGRGVRWVELSARALATVPGEVMGTLLDVTSRRSAEEAVTTRERYLEAMVQVQRRMMGHELPDDLYGAVVEPLGHVSDASRVYVFEMHLAEDGALLASQRAEWCAPGVPPNLEDPNMHGLPFNEALRPHQSEKLLRGEPVQGQPRDFTEMLAPMLEAQGVRSVLLLPLHVHGQLFGVIGFDNCREPQRWGPIEVNLLSGAAGALSLALEQRTANALRMRTETTLRRTEAGVHLLIEAFPDPVLVHVGDGVLLSVNPALVQYLGFRDASELVGRHMLDLVRPEDRGAAQLHLSQALEGKSAARVVEMPLVRSDGEVVVADLVTLAVVLDGSPARITVARDFTERKRTQAQLMLTDRMASMGLLAAGIAHELNNPLAYVLSNLDFLHSAVGGTRPRMLSPEDLVELKQVLDDAREGAERMRQIVRQLRVFSRVEDGKEESVDIHAVLESVSQMAASVVRARARLVKDYGEVPLVRGNEGKLFQVFLNLLINAAHAIEEGDSEANEIRLTTRVEVGRVTVVVSDTGQGIPPEHLRRIFDPFFTTKSSGLGTGLGLSICDTIVTALGGHISVESSVGAGTTFRVALSAAPPKAPVNRPGG; this is translated from the coding sequence GTGGCAGACGAGCAACGGGACGCGGCGGCGGTCAAGGACGCTCCCGGGAAGGCTTCAGGGACGGTCCCCGCGGACGTGGCGTGCGACCTGCTTTCCCCCATGAAGCCGCGAGCGGCACACGCCGGGAGCCAGGTGGAGTCCGAGCGCTTCCAGCACCTGTCCGAGCTGCTCCACGAGGTGGTGTTCCAACTCGACGCGCAGGGCCGCCTCACGGTGCTGGGCGGCGCGTGGGAGCGCCTCACCGGGACGCCGGTGGCGGACTGGCGCGGCCGCGCCCTGCTGGACGCCATCCACGCCGAGGACCGCGCGCGCGCCAGGGCCGTGCTGGCGTACACGCCTGACAGGCCCGCGCCGCGCGAGGAGGTGCGCCTGGACGTGGGCGGCGGCAGGGGTGTCCGCTGGGTGGAGCTGTCCGCCCGCGCCCTGGCCACGGTGCCGGGCGAGGTGATGGGGACGCTCCTGGACGTGACGTCGCGGCGCTCCGCCGAGGAGGCCGTCACCACCCGCGAGCGCTACCTGGAAGCCATGGTGCAGGTGCAGCGGCGGATGATGGGGCACGAGCTGCCGGACGACCTGTACGGCGCCGTGGTGGAGCCGCTGGGCCACGTCTCCGACGCCAGCCGCGTCTACGTCTTCGAGATGCACCTCGCCGAGGACGGCGCGCTGCTGGCGTCACAGCGCGCGGAGTGGTGCGCGCCGGGGGTCCCTCCCAACCTGGAGGACCCCAACATGCACGGCCTGCCCTTCAACGAGGCCCTGCGGCCCCACCAGTCCGAAAAGCTGCTGCGCGGCGAGCCGGTACAAGGCCAGCCGCGCGACTTCACGGAGATGCTGGCGCCCATGCTGGAGGCGCAGGGCGTGCGCTCCGTGCTCCTGCTGCCCTTGCATGTCCACGGGCAGCTCTTCGGCGTCATCGGCTTCGACAACTGCCGCGAGCCCCAGCGCTGGGGCCCCATCGAGGTGAACCTGCTGTCGGGCGCGGCGGGCGCGCTGTCCCTGGCGCTGGAGCAGCGCACGGCCAACGCGCTGCGCATGCGCACGGAGACGACGCTGCGGCGCACCGAGGCCGGCGTCCACCTGCTGATCGAGGCCTTCCCGGACCCGGTGCTGGTGCACGTGGGCGACGGCGTGCTGCTCTCCGTCAACCCGGCCCTGGTGCAGTACCTGGGCTTCCGCGACGCCTCGGAGCTGGTGGGCCGCCACATGCTGGACCTGGTCCGCCCCGAGGACCGGGGGGCCGCGCAGCTCCACCTGAGCCAGGCGCTGGAGGGCAAGAGCGCCGCGCGCGTGGTGGAGATGCCGCTGGTGCGCAGCGACGGCGAGGTGGTGGTGGCGGACCTGGTGACGCTGGCCGTGGTGCTGGACGGCTCGCCCGCGCGCATCACCGTGGCGCGCGACTTCACCGAGCGCAAGCGCACCCAGGCGCAGCTCATGCTGACCGACCGCATGGCCTCCATGGGCCTGCTCGCCGCCGGCATCGCGCACGAGCTGAACAACCCCCTGGCCTACGTGCTGTCCAACCTGGACTTCCTCCACAGCGCCGTGGGCGGCACGCGCCCGCGCATGCTCTCCCCGGAGGACCTGGTGGAGCTGAAGCAGGTGCTGGACGACGCCCGCGAGGGCGCCGAGCGCATGCGGCAAATCGTCCGCCAGCTCCGCGTCTTCTCCCGCGTGGAGGACGGCAAGGAGGAGTCGGTGGACATCCACGCCGTGCTCGAGTCCGTGTCGCAGATGGCCGCCAGCGTGGTGCGCGCCCGCGCCCGGCTGGTGAAGGACTACGGCGAGGTGCCGCTGGTGCGCGGCAACGAGGGCAAGCTGTTCCAGGTGTTCCTCAACCTCCTCATCAACGCCGCGCACGCCATCGAAGAGGGCGACTCGGAGGCGAACGAAATCCGCCTCACCACCCGCGTGGAGGTGGGCCGGGTGACGGTGGTGGTGAGCGACACCGGCCAGGGCATCCCCCCGGAGCACCTGCGCCGCATCTTCGACCCCTTCTTCACCACCAAGTCCTCCGGCCTGGGCACCGGCCTGGGGCTGTCCATCTGTGACACGATTGTGACGGCGCTGGGCGGCCACATCTCCGTGGAGTCGTCGGTGGGCGCGGGCACCACCTTCCGCGTGGCGCTCAGCGCCGCGCCGCCCAAGGCTCCGGTCAACCGGCCAGGCGGGTGA
- a CDS encoding neutral/alkaline ceramidase, with translation MRTHFVRHLLALSLVLATGAQAAHQPWRTSPHPEAAASGLTGACEGSQDFLLGAGSADITGPAAEVGMMGYGMVEQQTTGIHQRLRSRAFVIASPCNGKRVAFVSADLGMVFQAVKQQVVERLRARYGDLYTDDNVLLSATHTHSGPGGYSHYTFYNLTTLGFSPQNFEAIVSGIVASIVRAHERLAGGTVRVASGELLGASRNRSPDAYLLNPAEERARYALDVDTRMTLLRLTRADGADVGLINWFAVHATSMGNGHTLISGDNKGLAASLAEQAHGGDGDAFVAAFANANEGDVTPNILGGTDGGGADDFEDTAISGHKQHAFAAKLWAQAKTPLTGGVDYRHAYVKMDAVDVAPSFADGAPRRTCPAAIGVSMLAGAEDGPGVGEEGVTCAAGQNAWGQFSCSLTTTPCQAEKPIVLETGSMQPFPWTPEVLPLQLVTLGNLALVAVPFELTTMAGRRLRDTVETALAPTGVTDVVIAGLSNAYSGYVATREEYARQDYEGASTHFGPWTLAALQQHFHLLATSLRDGAGVPPGPTPRDLRGEQLSLQPGVVFDDKLLWVDFGEVVTDARPTYARGDTASVTFWGGHPKNDLRQEGTFLKVQRREPDGAWTDVATDADPATRYQWGRENCVPTLACSHITVTWDIPTDAAPGTYRLVHDGNWKSGWDGNVRPYTGASRTFTVK, from the coding sequence ATGCGCACCCACTTCGTCCGGCACCTGCTGGCGCTCTCGCTCGTGCTCGCGACGGGGGCCCAGGCGGCCCACCAGCCATGGCGGACCTCCCCGCACCCGGAAGCCGCCGCCTCCGGCCTGACGGGCGCGTGTGAGGGCTCCCAGGACTTCCTGCTGGGCGCGGGCAGCGCCGACATCACCGGCCCCGCCGCGGAGGTGGGGATGATGGGCTACGGCATGGTGGAGCAGCAGACCACCGGCATCCACCAGCGGCTGCGCTCGCGCGCGTTCGTCATCGCCTCGCCCTGCAACGGCAAGCGGGTGGCCTTCGTCAGCGCGGACCTGGGCATGGTGTTCCAGGCGGTGAAGCAGCAGGTCGTGGAGCGGCTGCGCGCGCGCTACGGCGACCTCTACACCGACGACAACGTGCTGCTGAGCGCCACCCACACCCACTCCGGGCCGGGGGGCTATTCGCACTACACCTTCTACAACCTCACCACGCTGGGCTTCTCGCCCCAGAACTTCGAGGCCATCGTCTCCGGCATCGTCGCCTCCATCGTCCGGGCGCATGAGCGGCTCGCCGGGGGCACCGTGCGCGTGGCCTCGGGGGAGTTGCTGGGCGCCAGCCGCAACCGCTCCCCCGACGCCTACCTGCTCAACCCGGCCGAGGAGCGCGCCCGCTACGCGCTCGACGTGGACACGCGGATGACGCTGTTGCGCCTCACCCGCGCGGACGGCGCCGACGTGGGGCTCATCAACTGGTTCGCGGTGCACGCCACGTCCATGGGCAACGGCCACACCCTCATCAGCGGTGACAACAAGGGCCTGGCCGCGTCCCTCGCCGAGCAGGCGCACGGGGGCGATGGGGACGCCTTCGTCGCCGCCTTCGCCAACGCCAACGAGGGCGACGTGACGCCCAACATCCTGGGCGGCACCGACGGCGGCGGCGCCGACGACTTCGAGGACACGGCGATTTCCGGCCACAAGCAGCACGCCTTCGCCGCGAAGCTGTGGGCGCAGGCGAAGACGCCGCTCACGGGCGGCGTGGACTACCGGCACGCCTACGTGAAGATGGACGCGGTGGACGTGGCGCCGTCCTTCGCGGACGGCGCGCCGCGGCGCACCTGCCCGGCCGCCATCGGCGTGTCCATGCTGGCGGGCGCGGAGGACGGGCCCGGCGTGGGCGAGGAGGGCGTCACCTGCGCCGCGGGCCAGAATGCCTGGGGCCAGTTCAGTTGCTCGCTCACCACCACGCCGTGCCAGGCGGAGAAGCCCATCGTCCTGGAGACGGGCAGCATGCAGCCCTTCCCGTGGACGCCGGAGGTGCTGCCGCTGCAACTGGTCACCCTCGGCAACCTGGCGCTGGTGGCGGTGCCCTTCGAGCTGACGACCATGGCCGGCCGCCGCCTGCGCGACACCGTGGAGACGGCGCTGGCGCCCACCGGCGTGACGGACGTCGTCATCGCCGGCCTGTCCAACGCCTACTCCGGCTACGTGGCCACGCGCGAGGAGTACGCGCGCCAGGACTACGAAGGCGCCTCCACGCACTTCGGCCCGTGGACGCTCGCGGCCCTCCAGCAGCACTTCCACCTGCTGGCCACGTCGCTGCGGGACGGCGCGGGGGTGCCGCCCGGGCCCACGCCCCGGGATTTGCGCGGCGAGCAGCTCAGCCTCCAGCCCGGCGTGGTGTTCGACGACAAGCTCCTGTGGGTGGACTTCGGCGAGGTCGTCACCGACGCCCGGCCCACGTACGCGCGCGGCGACACGGCGAGCGTCACCTTCTGGGGCGGCCACCCGAAGAACGACCTGCGCCAGGAGGGCACCTTCCTGAAGGTGCAGCGGCGCGAGCCGGATGGCGCCTGGACGGACGTGGCCACCGACGCGGACCCGGCCACGCGCTACCAGTGGGGGCGTGAGAACTGCGTGCCCACCCTGGCGTGCTCGCACATCACCGTGACGTGGGACATCCCCACGGACGCGGCGCCGGGGACCTACCGGCTGGTCCACGACGGCAACTGGAAGTCGGGCTGGGACGGCAACGTGCGGCCCTACACCGGCGCGTCGCGGACCTTCACCGTGAAGTGA
- a CDS encoding serine/threonine-protein kinase, whose protein sequence is MHCELCLTEHPHDVACGGEPWTQVYLSTGDAEAPPVDLTGQTLGSYRLVRRLGAGGMGTVYQGEQTRIGARVAVKVLHPHLGRDESLRARFYAEARTVNVVGHPNIVHIFDINEAPGGLHYFVMEYLEGVPMSHLPRPMAPGPLVTLLAQACDALDAAHRCGVVHRDLKPDNLFVVRHAGEPPTLRVLDFGVAKARRPHPGEDETAAGIVLGTPAYMAPEQSAGQPVDGRADIYALAVTAYYLSTGQLPFERGQMVELALGTGPVGAPPPHLLTPGIPPALSEVLLRALSRRCEDRYATALEFKEALLLAAAQPLADALASETPPPRSHTPVPSLAWLDTEGPATEPNALTPPLTWVARVRRRSGTGDVEVLCTELSRGGLFMCCADPFPRLFNRLEFTLLLAGELVECAGEVVRHVDAAQAQTWGMLSTGVGVQFINPSARLCELIRRVQPHRLTTPASTLMRAEVVL, encoded by the coding sequence ATGCACTGCGAGCTCTGTCTGACCGAGCATCCTCACGATGTGGCGTGTGGCGGCGAGCCCTGGACGCAGGTGTACCTGTCCACGGGCGACGCGGAGGCCCCTCCCGTGGACCTCACGGGCCAGACGTTGGGTAGTTACCGGCTGGTCCGCCGGCTGGGCGCTGGAGGGATGGGCACCGTCTACCAGGGCGAGCAGACGCGCATTGGCGCGCGGGTGGCGGTGAAGGTGCTGCACCCTCACCTGGGCCGGGACGAGAGCCTGCGCGCGCGGTTCTACGCGGAGGCGCGCACGGTCAACGTGGTGGGCCACCCCAACATCGTCCACATCTTCGACATCAACGAGGCGCCGGGCGGCCTCCACTACTTCGTCATGGAGTACCTGGAGGGCGTGCCCATGTCGCACCTGCCCCGGCCCATGGCGCCCGGGCCGCTGGTGACGCTGCTGGCGCAGGCGTGTGACGCGCTGGACGCGGCGCACCGGTGCGGCGTGGTGCACCGGGACTTGAAGCCGGACAACCTCTTCGTGGTGCGGCACGCGGGGGAGCCGCCCACCCTGCGCGTGCTGGACTTCGGGGTGGCCAAGGCGCGCCGGCCCCACCCGGGCGAGGACGAGACGGCGGCGGGCATCGTCCTGGGCACGCCGGCGTACATGGCGCCGGAGCAGTCCGCGGGGCAGCCGGTGGACGGGCGCGCGGACATCTACGCGCTGGCGGTGACGGCCTACTACCTGTCCACCGGGCAGCTCCCCTTCGAGCGGGGGCAGATGGTGGAGCTGGCGCTGGGCACGGGGCCGGTGGGCGCGCCGCCGCCGCACCTGCTGACTCCCGGAATACCGCCCGCGCTGTCGGAGGTGCTGCTGCGCGCGCTGTCCCGCCGCTGCGAGGACCGCTACGCCACGGCGCTGGAGTTCAAGGAGGCCCTGCTGCTGGCCGCCGCCCAGCCGCTGGCGGACGCCCTGGCCTCCGAAACGCCGCCGCCGCGGAGCCACACCCCGGTGCCGTCCCTGGCCTGGCTGGACACGGAGGGCCCCGCGACGGAGCCCAACGCGCTCACCCCGCCGCTGACGTGGGTGGCGCGGGTGCGGCGCCGCTCGGGCACGGGGGACGTGGAGGTGCTGTGCACGGAGCTGAGCCGGGGTGGGCTCTTCATGTGCTGCGCGGACCCCTTCCCCCGCCTGTTCAACCGGCTGGAGTTCACCCTGCTGCTCGCGGGTGAATTGGTGGAGTGCGCGGGCGAGGTGGTGCGGCACGTGGACGCGGCCCAGGCGCAGACGTGGGGCATGCTGTCCACGGGCGTGGGCGTGCAGTTCATCAACCCGTCCGCCCGGCTGTGCGAGCTCATCCGCCGCGTGCAGCCCCACCGGCTGACCACCCCCGCGTCCACGCTGATGCGCGCGGAGGTGGTGCTGTGA
- a CDS encoding DNA ligase, with protein MADIADGEQVSVKGSGAKPYILKNTGGVYSCSCPAWRNQSVAIERRTCKHLRRVRGDAAEDARIGGDATTAPARPARTPSATDDSKAPPLLLAQSWENDVDLTGWWMSEKLDGVRAYWDGKQFWSRLGNAFLAPEWFTAGLPDFPLDGELFGGRKRFQRTVSIVRRQDRGDDWKELAFVVFDAPGVDGAFEARLERCRQWMEEAKPAYAQWHAHARCDGTPHLRAELARVEGLGGEGLMLRQPGSRYEAGRSHTLLKVKSFKDDEARVVGHVPGAGRHKGRLGALEVELRDGKRFNVGTGLSDAERAAPPPVGAIITFRYQELSNDGVPRFPSYVGVRVDAAPFAAS; from the coding sequence ATGGCGGACATCGCGGACGGAGAGCAGGTCTCGGTGAAGGGCTCGGGCGCCAAGCCCTACATCCTCAAGAACACCGGCGGGGTGTACTCGTGCTCCTGCCCCGCCTGGCGCAACCAGTCGGTGGCCATCGAGCGGCGCACCTGCAAGCACCTGCGCCGCGTGCGCGGTGACGCGGCGGAGGACGCGCGCATCGGCGGTGACGCGACCACGGCGCCCGCGCGCCCGGCGAGGACCCCGTCCGCCACCGACGACTCCAAGGCCCCGCCCCTGCTGCTGGCCCAGTCATGGGAGAACGACGTGGACCTCACCGGCTGGTGGATGAGCGAGAAGCTGGACGGCGTGCGCGCGTACTGGGACGGCAAGCAGTTCTGGTCGCGCCTGGGCAACGCGTTCCTCGCGCCGGAGTGGTTCACCGCGGGGCTGCCGGACTTCCCGCTCGACGGGGAGCTGTTCGGCGGACGCAAGCGCTTCCAGCGCACGGTGAGCATCGTCCGCCGGCAGGACCGCGGCGACGACTGGAAGGAGCTGGCCTTCGTCGTCTTCGACGCGCCCGGCGTGGACGGCGCCTTCGAGGCGCGGCTGGAGCGCTGCCGCCAGTGGATGGAGGAGGCGAAGCCCGCGTATGCCCAGTGGCACGCCCATGCGCGCTGCGACGGCACGCCGCACCTGCGCGCGGAGCTGGCGCGCGTGGAGGGCCTGGGTGGAGAAGGCCTCATGCTGCGCCAGCCCGGCTCGCGCTACGAGGCGGGGCGCTCGCACACGCTGCTCAAGGTGAAGAGCTTCAAGGATGACGAGGCGCGCGTGGTGGGCCACGTCCCCGGCGCGGGCCGCCACAAGGGCCGCCTGGGCGCGCTGGAGGTGGAGCTGCGCGACGGCAAGCGCTTCAACGTGGGCACCGGCCTGTCGGACGCGGAGCGCGCGGCGCCGCCCCCCGTGGGTGCCATCATCACCTTCCGCTACCAGGAGCTGTCCAACGACGGCGTGCCGCGCTTCCCGTCGTACGTGGGTGTGCGCGTCGACGCCGCCCCCTTCGCCGCGAGCTGA
- a CDS encoding gluconokinase has translation MVVIVMGVSGAGKTTVGRTLAAELGWRFVDADDLHPRSNVMKMAAGAALTDEDRAPWLRKLRDEVAQALSRGEDVVMAFSGLKQAYRTLLEALDPAHVKWVFLHAPHEVLARRISQRQGHFMPATLLESQLATMEVPERALSVDVTPPPADIVKRIRDGLGV, from the coding sequence ATGGTCGTCATCGTCATGGGGGTGTCCGGAGCGGGGAAGACGACGGTGGGGCGCACCCTGGCGGCCGAGCTGGGCTGGCGCTTCGTCGACGCGGATGACCTGCACCCGCGCTCCAACGTGATGAAGATGGCCGCGGGCGCGGCGCTGACGGACGAGGACCGCGCGCCCTGGCTGCGCAAGCTGCGCGACGAGGTGGCCCAGGCGCTGTCGCGGGGCGAGGACGTGGTGATGGCGTTCTCCGGCCTCAAGCAGGCCTACCGCACGCTGCTGGAGGCGCTGGACCCCGCGCACGTGAAGTGGGTCTTCCTGCACGCGCCGCATGAGGTGCTCGCGCGCCGCATCTCCCAGCGCCAGGGGCACTTCATGCCCGCGACCCTGCTGGAGAGTCAGCTGGCGACCATGGAGGTGCCCGAGCGCGCCCTCAGCGTGGACGTGACGCCCCCGCCGGCGGACATCGTGAAGCGCATCCGTGACGGGCTCGGCGTTTGA
- a CDS encoding carbonic anhydrase — MPPSPTSPLSAQEALAQLRAGNQRFALNARSSENPLGRSARQALVAGQSPFAIILSCSDSRAPSEYIFDQGLGDLFVIRVAGNVVAPSLVGSVEFAAAKFGTRLAVVMGHSHCGAVQATLDYVRDGKGAPSDNIRDIVERCREPVTTVVHAAGPDADPEFLMKQAVRANIRNSCDHLRHGSRLLEKLCQEEGMLIVGAEYSLETGAVDFFDGV, encoded by the coding sequence ATGCCTCCTTCTCCGACATCTCCGTTGTCCGCCCAGGAAGCCCTCGCCCAGCTCCGGGCGGGCAACCAGCGCTTCGCCCTGAATGCGCGCAGCTCGGAGAACCCGCTCGGCCGCTCCGCGCGGCAGGCGCTGGTGGCGGGGCAGAGCCCCTTCGCCATCATCCTCTCGTGCTCGGACTCGCGCGCCCCGTCGGAGTACATCTTCGACCAGGGCCTGGGGGATTTGTTCGTCATCCGCGTGGCGGGCAACGTCGTCGCGCCGTCGCTGGTGGGCAGCGTGGAGTTCGCCGCGGCGAAGTTCGGCACGCGCCTGGCGGTGGTGATGGGGCACTCGCACTGCGGCGCGGTCCAGGCCACGCTGGACTACGTGCGTGACGGCAAGGGCGCGCCGTCCGACAACATCCGCGACATCGTGGAGCGCTGCCGCGAGCCGGTGACGACGGTGGTGCACGCCGCCGGGCCGGACGCGGACCCGGAGTTCCTGATGAAGCAGGCCGTCCGCGCCAACATCCGCAACTCCTGCGACCACCTCCGGCACGGCAGCCGCCTGCTGGAGAAGCTGTGCCAGGAGGAGGGGATGCTCATCGTCGGCGCCGAGTACTCGCTGGAGACCGGCGCGGTCGACTTCTTCGACGGCGTCTGA
- a CDS encoding dihydroxyacetone kinase family protein produces the protein MKKLVNAPRAVVREMLEGLVSLSPGQVLLEGESVVMRADAPSDVHARKVAVLSGGGSGHEPAHAGYVGAGMLDAAVAGDVFTSPSTDAVLAAIRAVAGPAGALLIVKNYTGDRLNFGLAAELARAEGIPVETVVVADDVSLHDTVEPARRRGIAGTVLVHKVAGAAAAAGAPLQDVLREATAAAEALGTMGVALGPCTVPAAGKPGFTLGEDEIELGLGIHGEQGVRRAPMQPADRLVDTLLTTIVEDRRISSGDRVVLMVNGLGGTPPMELAIVARHALAALRQGGIRVERAWSGTFLSALEMPGCSLTLLKVDDARLARLDAAADAPAWPGAGRIPDEPRMHRPPSAAASAPLAAEAPLPGMDPFRAAALRVADAFELSEARLTALDSAAGDGDLGISLVRGAEAIRALPGDVWTRPSRALTAIGNALRRGIGGSSGPFYATALLRAARRLAEGPADAAAWAEAFDLAVTAVSDLGGARPGDRTMLDALRPAAEAFAKAVREGQSARDAWTAAVRAAEAGEEATSQMQPRLGRASYLGARAVGVPDAGAAAVVVWMKALTPAIG, from the coding sequence ATGAAGAAGCTGGTCAACGCCCCGCGCGCGGTGGTGCGGGAGATGCTCGAGGGGCTCGTCTCGCTCTCCCCCGGACAGGTGCTGCTGGAGGGCGAGTCCGTGGTGATGCGCGCCGACGCGCCGTCCGACGTCCACGCGCGCAAGGTGGCCGTCCTCTCCGGCGGTGGCAGCGGCCATGAGCCGGCGCACGCGGGCTACGTGGGCGCGGGCATGCTGGACGCGGCGGTGGCCGGGGACGTCTTCACCTCGCCTTCCACGGACGCCGTCCTCGCCGCCATCCGCGCCGTCGCGGGGCCCGCGGGCGCGCTGCTCATCGTGAAGAACTACACCGGGGACCGGCTCAACTTCGGGCTCGCCGCCGAGCTGGCGCGCGCCGAGGGCATCCCCGTGGAGACGGTGGTGGTGGCGGACGACGTGTCCCTGCACGACACGGTGGAGCCCGCGCGGCGCCGGGGCATCGCCGGCACGGTGCTGGTGCACAAGGTCGCGGGCGCGGCGGCGGCGGCGGGCGCGCCGCTCCAGGACGTCCTCCGCGAGGCCACCGCGGCGGCGGAGGCGCTGGGCACCATGGGCGTGGCGCTGGGGCCCTGCACCGTGCCCGCGGCGGGCAAGCCCGGCTTCACGCTGGGCGAGGACGAAATCGAGCTGGGCCTGGGCATCCACGGCGAGCAGGGCGTGCGGCGCGCGCCCATGCAGCCCGCGGACCGCCTGGTGGACACGCTGCTCACCACCATCGTCGAGGACCGCCGCATCAGCTCCGGAGACCGCGTGGTGCTCATGGTCAACGGATTGGGTGGAACGCCGCCCATGGAGCTGGCCATCGTCGCCCGGCACGCGCTGGCCGCGCTCCGTCAGGGCGGCATCCGCGTGGAGCGGGCCTGGAGCGGGACGTTCCTCTCCGCGCTGGAGATGCCGGGCTGCTCGCTCACGTTGCTGAAGGTGGACGACGCGCGGCTGGCCCGCCTGGACGCGGCGGCGGACGCGCCCGCGTGGCCTGGCGCGGGACGGATTCCGGACGAGCCGCGGATGCACCGGCCTCCGTCCGCCGCGGCTTCGGCGCCGCTGGCGGCGGAAGCACCGCTGCCGGGGATGGACCCCTTCCGCGCGGCGGCCCTGCGGGTGGCGGACGCGTTCGAGCTGTCGGAGGCCCGGCTGACGGCGCTCGACAGCGCGGCGGGAGATGGCGACCTGGGTATCAGCCTGGTGCGTGGCGCCGAGGCGATTCGCGCGCTGCCGGGGGACGTGTGGACCCGCCCATCGCGGGCGCTGACGGCCATTGGCAACGCCCTGCGGCGCGGCATTGGAGGCAGCTCGGGCCCCTTCTATGCGACGGCGCTGCTGCGCGCCGCGCGCCGGCTGGCGGAAGGGCCCGCGGATGCCGCCGCGTGGGCGGAGGCCTTCGACCTGGCCGTCACCGCCGTGTCGGACCTGGGCGGCGCGCGGCCCGGGGACCGGACCATGCTGGACGCGCTGCGGCCCGCGGCGGAGGCCTTCGCGAAGGCGGTGCGGGAAGGGCAGTCCGCGCGCGACGCCTGGACCGCGGCGGTGCGGGCCGCGGAAGCGGGTGAAGAGGCGACGTCCCAGATGCAGCCGCGCCTGGGCCGTGCCAGCTACCTGGGGGCGCGCGCCGTCGGTGTTCCGGACGCGGGCGCCGCCGCCGTCGTTGTCTGGATGAAGGCGCTGACGCCCGCCATCGGCTGA
- a CDS encoding CBS domain-containing protein, whose amino-acid sequence MTELYMERKDTVAKAVTLFPKDTVVRALSLMQRYGLSRLPVVDEVHGELIGDVTADDLTRVWQHAPLACMSEILSLKSLRAEDLEDATRWGPRITLVSPLVDVYQTSKRWVQ is encoded by the coding sequence ATGACGGAACTGTACATGGAGCGCAAGGACACGGTGGCGAAGGCGGTGACCCTCTTCCCGAAGGACACGGTGGTGAGGGCGCTGTCGCTGATGCAGCGGTATGGACTGAGCCGGCTGCCGGTGGTGGACGAGGTGCACGGCGAGCTCATCGGCGACGTGACGGCCGACGACCTCACCCGGGTCTGGCAGCACGCCCCGCTGGCCTGTATGTCGGAAATTCTTTCACTGAAATCCCTGCGGGCCGAGGACCTGGAGGACGCCACCCGCTGGGGGCCGCGCATCACCCTGGTCTCCCCGCTGGTGGACGTGTACCAGACCAGCAAGCGCTGGGTGCAGTAG
- a CDS encoding DUF481 domain-containing protein, translated as MLLLAWLHAATASAQIINVQALFDENMGPGHSVAVDLGADWRTGSIDLFSLRGALLGQWRTEKHTWLGVVRGEYAFAAEEVIVSKVMEHVRYRYGFTERLSGEVFAQHEFDEFRRIQFRALLGAGPRVKVLTDKKATLVVGLALMLEHERIRRDAEPDAGKFRTDPRLSSYVLGRLEFMENVFLVQTLYAQPRVTNPADIRLLNDTIFEVKPNARLSVAIGFNLTFDNSPPLGVPKLDTQLRTSVGIRL; from the coding sequence GTGCTGCTGCTCGCATGGCTCCATGCGGCAACGGCGTCGGCGCAAATCATCAACGTCCAGGCGTTGTTCGACGAGAACATGGGCCCGGGGCATTCCGTGGCCGTGGACCTGGGCGCGGACTGGCGCACGGGCAGCATCGACCTGTTCAGCTTGCGCGGCGCATTGCTGGGCCAGTGGCGCACGGAGAAGCACACCTGGCTGGGCGTCGTGCGCGGCGAGTACGCCTTCGCCGCCGAGGAGGTCATCGTCAGCAAGGTGATGGAGCACGTCCGCTACCGCTACGGCTTCACGGAGCGGCTCTCCGGCGAGGTGTTCGCCCAGCACGAGTTCGACGAGTTCCGCCGCATCCAGTTCCGGGCCCTGCTGGGCGCGGGGCCCCGGGTGAAGGTCCTGACGGACAAGAAGGCCACGCTCGTGGTGGGGCTGGCGCTGATGCTGGAGCATGAGCGCATCCGCCGGGACGCCGAGCCGGACGCCGGGAAGTTCCGCACCGACCCGCGCCTGTCCAGCTACGTGCTGGGGCGGCTGGAGTTCATGGAGAACGTCTTCCTGGTGCAGACGCTCTACGCCCAGCCCCGCGTGACGAACCCCGCGGATATCCGCCTGCTCAACGACACCATCTTCGAGGTGAAGCCCAACGCGCGCCTGTCGGTCGCCATTGGCTTCAACCTCACCTTCGACAACTCCCCGCCCCTGGGCGTCCCCAAGCTCGACACCCAGCTCCGGACCTCGGTGGGCATCCGGCTGTAG